The following is a genomic window from Dama dama isolate Ldn47 chromosome 4, ASM3311817v1, whole genome shotgun sequence.
CTTTGTTCTTCCACCCTAAAAGCCACCTGTAAGTCAGGcttacttccttttcccttcacaAAATGCAATTCTGTTCCCCATAGCTTCTTTACCGAAAACACACTTCctactttccttaagcaaccaagaattgactgtttttttttttttggcaagttggtccatttttaatattgagtCAAAAGAAGCTGTTTTTGGCCTCCCAAAATGCCCCTCCATTTTTATTGAGGTTaacatatttcagaattttaagtAAATAGTTGCTGTAGCTGGGTTAAAGTTGCCCCAGGTCCATCCTCCAGGAACTGTCGGCATTATCGGCAGTGCCATCCAGTCCTCAAGGGGGATATCAGCCTGGATCTGCTCTGTAATTATTGCAGAGCTCCAATTTGCTTTAGCCATGTCAACAGTTCCCCTCTCTCATGCATATTTACTAGATCATTGCATCCACCTATGCACTCTTCACCGATGAAGACCCGAGGTACCGTTCTGGCTCCTGTGAGCTGTTGCAAGTAATCTTGAATCTCATTGGTGTCGCCGTTGGCTGTGATATTGACAAATTCCAAACACCCTTGTTTGAAGGGCAGTTGGCTGAGGAGCTCCTGAGTCCTTCTGCCGTAGGGGCAGGTGGGCT
Proteins encoded in this region:
- the LOC133054805 gene encoding glutaredoxin-1-like — its product is MAQAFVNSNIQSGKVVVFIKPTCPYGRRTQELLSQLPFKQGCLEFVNITANGDTNEIQDYLQQLTGARTVPRVFIGEECIGGCNDLVNMHERGELLTWLKQIGALQ